The DNA segment ACGGTTTTAGGCATCTGAGCCAGAAAATGCTTTATCGAGAAGGGTCTGAACAAATGTACTTTCAGAACTCCCACCTTTTCTCCCTGTGCCATTAGGTAGTCTACTGTCTCATCAATTGTTTCACATACTGAACCCATAGCTACAATTACTCTCTCGGCTTCGGGGTGGCCATAGTAATTAAATAAATCATAATTACGCCCGGTCAGTTTGTTGATTTCTTTCATATATTCTTCTACTATCTGCGGAATAGCAAGATAGTAAGAATTGGCAGCTTCTTTAGCTTGGAAAAATATATCGGGGTTTTGAGCTGTGCCGCGAGCCACCGGGTTCTCCGGATTTAATGCTCTTTTTTTAAATTCCCGAACCGCATCATAGTCAACTAGTTTTGCCAGGTCTTTATAGTCGAGAACTTCTATTTTTTGTATTTCATGAGATGTTCTAAAACCATCAAAGAAATGTACAAAAGGCACTCTTCCTTTAATAGCAGCCAGATGTGCCACACCTGCTAAATCCATTACTTCTTGAACACTTCCGGAAGCCAGCATTGCAAATCCTGTCTGCCGGCATGCCATAACATCTGAATGGTCACCAAAAATAGACAGGGCATGTCCTGCAATTGCTCTAGCGGTAACATGAAATACACCGGGCAATAGCTCGCCTGCAATTTTATACATATTTGGAATCATAAGCAGCAATCCCTGGGATGCCGTAAATGTTGTGGTAAGTGCGCCTGCAGCAAGTGAGCCATGAACTGTACCTGCAGCACCACCTTCAGATTGCATTTCAACAACTTTAACTTCTTGCCCAAAAATATTCTTTCTTCCATGGGCGCTCCACTCATCAACATACTCTGCCATGGGCGAAGATGGGGTTATCGGATAGATTGCAGCTACTTCGGTAAATGCATATGCTACATGAGCAGCAGCATTATTACCATCCATGGATTTCATAACTTTTGCCATTGATTTTTCCTCTCCTTTGTTTTAATTAAACACATATGATATATGTAAGGCTCTTCAAGTTGCTTACCAATTGTGACAATTGGCACATTGCATGTGTTACAGCAGCACCAAGCAGAAGTTTATACTTGAAGATTTTTGATTTGTTTTTCTCAGCAACTGTTTTGAGCCTCAGTGCACAAACAGGAATAATTATATCATACTCTTTTTAATTTATCTACAAGGTTGAAATTGGGCGAGTATGATGCGAACCCTCCGGGATGGGCAGTATGCAGAGTTTTTGTGTTTATTGTATACTGCATTTCACACATAATATTAAATTCTACATATGTTCCTTAAAATCCTTCCTTTTATATAATATAAACACAAGAAAAACGACAGGTTAATACATAATTTTTCATGTATTTCTACCTGTCTTTGCACTTTTTTAATTTACGGCTTATATGCTTTACTTTTATACATTTTGAAAAAACAATGCAACTGTTCCCGGGCCTGAATGAGAACCTATTACAGGACCTATCCAAGATATCATAATATCTTTTACTCCAAATTCCTTTTTAACAGCTTCCTTAAGTTCCATAGCCAGCTCTTCATTATCTCCGTGGCTTATACCGATTAATTGATTTTCAGGATTTTTAGACCTTTGAGCCATAATTTCTATCATTCGCTTGACTATATTCCGACGGCCTCTGACATTTTCTAATGGGTGGATCGCCCCATCAACAAAATGCAAAACAGGTTTTACATTAAGAAGACCTCCTACAAAGGCCTGAGTTGCAGAAATCCTTCCCCCGCGTTTAAGATATTCTAGAGAATCCACCGTAAATATATGCTCCATATGTAATGCATAATGTTCTATCTCTTTGGCTATTTCTTGAGGCCCTTTCCCTTCTTTTGCCATCTGGGCGGCCTTTAGCACCACAAGCCCTAATCCTAAACTGGCACATTTAGTATCAATGATGATTACATCGTTGGTGTTCAGATTTTCCTTTGCAAGTAATGCTGACTCGTAACTGCTTGTAAGTTTTGAAGAAAGGCCTAAAACCAACGGCACCTTTTCTTGATTTATACACTCTTCAAAGCACCGCATATAGACTGGGACTGTTACTTGTGATGTTGTAGGTATGATTTCCCCTTTTCGAATAGAGTCGTAAAATTCTTTAAGTGTTAAATTTGAAATATCTGTACTAGGGTCATCTTTTAAGGACACGGGCATTGGCAAAACCTTTATGGGATACTCACTTATGGCTTCCTCCGGAAGATCGCAGGAGCTGTCAGTTACTATAACCACGTTTTCCATATAATATTTACCTCCAGGTTGTTCCATATAATACCACACTTATTCTATCATGTTAGTAATTCCTATGCAATAAGCTGTAAAAGATATGCTTTGTGGTTTATCCTTATTTTAATAAAATTAATTAAAGCTTAAAGTGTATCTTATATCTTACTAAATCTATTAAAAAAACCGAGCACTAAAACACTCGGTTTTCTTGTTCTATAGCTATATTTCAGCTACCATATCGGCAATTATCTTAATAAAATCTTCCTTCACCCTTTGCGAAGTTTCTACTACTTCTTGGTGTGAAAGCTTATTCTTTGAGATACCCGCAGCCATATTTGTAATACACGATATTCCAAAAACCCTTATGCCCATCTGGCGCGCAGCTATAACCTCAGGCACTGTTGACATGCCAACGGCATCAGCTCCGATAATAGAAAGCATTTTTATTTCTGCCGGGGTTTCATAGCTGGGACCTTTTAAAAATGCATATACGCCGTCCTTGTAAGGCACTTCATTTTTTATATATACTTCCTGAGCTTTAGCTATAAGCTTACGATCATAGGCAAAAGTCATATCAAAAAATCTAGGGCCGAATTCTGTGATTTCTTCGCCAATAGCGGGATTTTCCCCGGTAAAATTGATATGATCTCTTATAACCATAAGATCGCCCGGCTCTAAAGAGGAATTTATCCCTCCGGAAGCATTTGTTACAAACAGTGTTTCGATTCCTAAAAGACCCATTACCCTAACGCCCAAAACCACCTTGGATATGGGGTACCCTTCATAAAAATGAAACCTGCCCTGCATTACCGCAACATCTTTTTCCATCAATTTTCCAAAAATAAGGTTTCCAGCATGCCCTTTTACAGTCGATACGGGAAAGCCCGGAATATCTGAATAAGGTATGATAACACTATCCTGTACTTCGTTGACCAGTTCCCCTAAACCGCTGCCCAATATTATACCAATTTTTGGCGGTGTATCTATCTTCTTTTTAATATATTCTACGGCTTGGAGCACCTCTTTCAAATAAGACATATAAACCTCCATTCCGCTGCTATTGCTGGCAGCATAGATAGTAATGAAAGCAATTAATATTTCTGTAGATTAAATTAAATTTAAACTAAATCTTTAATTTATTACGATTTTTTGCTTGATTCTAGATTATTTTTTTACAATATATTCCTCCGATTATTATAAGTTATAAGTTATAAGTTATAACTCGTTTAAAACTAATGCCGTTTCTTAGCTTTTCACATCCTAGAAAATCTGCTACGGTTTGGCCTATGTCTGAAAAACAGGATAAAGTTTTAAGGTCTACATCCGGTTTGATTACATCACCGTAAACCAGTATAGGCACATACTCCCTGGAGTGATCAGTGCTCTTGGTAGTCGGGTCACATCCGTGGTCGGCAGTAATTATAAGCACATCGTCCTTTTTAAGTTTTGTGAGTATTTCAGGCAGGCGCTTGTCAAAATCCTCCAAAGCTCGGGCATACCCTATAGCATCATTTCTATGCCCATAAAGCATGTCATAATCTACCAAGTTTGTAAAGATTAGACCTTGCTCTAATTCATCCATAGCCATAAGGGTCTTATTTACACCATCCATATTTCCATTTGTATGGATTGCCTTAGTTATACCCTGTCCAGCAAATATATCCCATATTTTACCAACTCCGACAACTTCCATGCCCGCGGCAACAACCTTATCAAGCAGGGTCTCATATGGAGGTTTTAGCGAAAAGTCGGCTCTGTTATATGTTCTTACGTAATTTCCTGATTCTCCTATAAACGGGCGTGCTATGACCCTAGCCACCGCATGTTCTCCCTGAAGTATTTCCCTGGCAATTTTACACATCTCATAGAGCTTTTCCAATGGGATTACTTCTTCATGTGCAGCTATCTGAAAGACCGAATCGGCCGATGTATATACAATTGGGTTTTTGGTCTTCACGTGCTCATCGCCAAGTTCTTGTATTATTTCTGTGCCCGATGCCGGCTTGTTGCCGAGAACCTTCGTGCCTGTTCTTTTTTCAAACTCATTAATTATTTCAGCAGGGAAGCCGTTCGGATATACGGGGAAGGGTCTGTCCAGCACTACCCCTGCCAGTTCCCAATGGCCCGTAGTAGTATCCTTTCCGGGGGACTTTTCTGCCGCTTTGCCATATGCACCCGCAGGTTGTTTAAGGGGTGGCACTCCCATAACATCGATAATATTGCCAATACCTAGTTTTTGCATGTTAGGCATATTAAGCCCACCCACTGCTTTTGCCACATTACCTAAAGTATTGCTTCCTTCATCGCCGTATTTTGCCGCATCGGGCATTTCGCCGACACCTACACTGTCCAGCACTATTAAGATAACTCTATTTATCATAATGACCATCCCTTTTTAAAACTTTAAAACTTCATCCTTTGTAATTTTTGCCCAAATAACCTTTCTTTTTTCTATAGAGTCCAAGGTAAATTCAAAAGCTTTTCGTGTTTCATCGACAGCCCAGCTAAGTTTTGCTTCGTCATTAGCTAAAATTTTTGCAAAAACTTCACCTTTTTTTACTTTATCCCCTACTTTTTTATATATCCAGATGCCCACTGCAGGATCTATAATATCATCCTTTTTCTGTCTGCCGGCACCAAGTTTCATGGCAGTAAGGCCTAAACGCGCAGCATCAATCTTGTTTACATAGCCATCTTCTGCCGCAGCAACTTCTGATTGATACTTAGCCTTTGGCAGCAGTGAGTAATCTTGTATTACTCTAGAATCTCCTCCTTGGTTGCCTATGATTTCTTTAAATTTAGCCAGTGCTTTTCCTGTTTCAATACTATCTTTTAATTTTTGAACAGCTTTTGTTTTGTCACTTTCAATTTTTGCCAATAACATCATCTCTGAAGCAAATTCAAGGCAAAGCTCAAGAAGGTCTTCATGGCCTTTTCCCTTTAACACTTCTATCGCCTCTACAACCTCTATGGCGTTGCCGATTGCAAGACCTAAGGGCTGCTCCATATCTGTAATATATGCTACGGTTTCCCTGCCCGCAAGTTCCCCTATCTTCACCATTAATTGCCCAAGCTCTTGAGCATCTTCAAAGGTCTTCATAAAAGCACCATTACCAAACTTCACATCTAAAATTATTTTATCGGCACCACCGGCAATCTTTTTGCTCATTATAGAGCTTGCTATAAGCGGTATGGAATCCACTGTTGCCGTTACATCCCTTAAAGCATATAACATTTTGTCTGCCGGAACAAGGTTCTTCGACTGGCCTGTTATCGCAGCACCAATAGTGTTTACGGAATCTATAAAAGTTTTGGTATCAAGTTCGCAGCAAAAGCCCGGAATGGATTCCAGTTTGTCGACTGTTCCTCCGGTGTGTCCAAGGCCTCGCCCCGACATCTTGGCAACCTTTATACCCACAGACGATGCAAGTGGCAGCAAAACCAGTGTTGTAGTATCTGCAATACCTCCGGTGGAATGTTTGTCAACCTTGATGCCATCGATAGAAGATAAATCTACCATCTCACCGGAATGAGCCATAGCCATGGTTAAATCAGTTGTTTCTTCTTCATCCATGCCCTTAAAATAAATTGCCATGAGTAAAGCTGAAATCTGATAATCCGGAATGCTTCCACCTACATAACCATCAATAATAAACTGTATCTCATCTTTAGAAAGCTTTAATCCTCGCTTTTTCTTTTCTATAATGTCGGGAACAAAGAACATATAACCACCTACCTTTTATAGCAATATAGCAGCTAAAATCCGACTTAAACTACAGCTTAAATCCATATGGCAGTAACTCCTCTGCTGTCATTCTTTTAATTTTGGAGCCATCTTTGTTGGTAAGATACACGATAGCTTTGGGAGCAAGTTCAGATATAACCTGCCTACAGGCTCCGCAGGGAGAAACCGGTTCATCTACATTTGCAGCAACCGCTAAAGCCACAATATCTTTTTTTCCCTCTGAATAAGCTTTAAAAAGTGCAACTCTTTCAGCGCATATAGTAAGTCCATATGATGCATTTTCAATATTGCACCCCAAAACTTCTTCTCCATCGGCGGTAACCGCACAAGCCCCCACCGGAAACTTAGAATAAGGGACATAAGCATTTTTCATAGCAGATAAAGCCTTCCTCACAAGCTCTTTCTCATCTAACGGTATCATAAACATTCACCTCTAAATGTTGTTAAATTCGCTTCCTGACAATATAAAACCGAAACTTCTCAGGCGAAAAATAATTTGACGAGTAAAATATTGGATTGTCTTTATCGTCATAGTGGAGTTGTTCCAAGAGCAAAGCCACATTTGACTTTGATTTCATCTTTAGCTTTTTATAGACATCGGCTGCCTGTGCCTTTACAGGTATTATATCCGATACGGCATATGATATATAAATACCTAAATCTTTATGCAGATACTTAAATAGAGATTCCTCTTTAAACTCAAAATTTTTATGCACGTATTTTTCCGGAATCCTATCAATACAGAATAAAACCGGTTCTCCGTCAGCAGTTCTTACTCTCTCAATGCGGTATATCTTTTCATTTGGCAAAAGATTTAATATGGTTGCCTCGCGCTCACCCGGCTGTGTTAGCGATACCTCTATATCCTTTGTGCCTGGCTTCATACCCTGTTTTTCGATGAGTTTTGTTATACTTATCAACTCTTCCATACCGCTTTTTATGATAGGAGATTTGGCAATAAAGGTTCCAATGCCATGATATCGGTTTATCACGCCTTCATCTTCCAATATCCTAAAGGCTTCTCTTAGTGTAGCTCTGCTGACATTTAGCCGTTTAGCCATTTCGATTTCCGAAGGCAATTTTTCGCCTTGCAAGAGCTCACCTGTTCGTATCATCTCTTTTATTTTTTTTACAACTATTTCGTACCTAGGTGCAAAAGCCATATACGCACTTCCTTATAAAACACTAATAAATTATTTCCATGTAATCCATAAATCCTCTAAATAGCGTTTCAATTTTGCCAGGTACTATAATCAGATGGTTACCCAGCGGATTTTTCAGTAAGGAATCTAATCCATATTCCATCTGAACTTTTATTTGAGTCCTGCACCTATGCTCATCATAAGTATTGCTTACGATTGCACCCTCGGCAATATAAAGCTTATCTAGAGCCCTACCGCCAAGTTTAACTACGGTTACAGGCTGCTCGGCAAACTTGCCTGCCACTGCTACTCCGATGCCTGACTCAAAATGGGTTTTTAAAGAATACTCTTCTACAATACTAGTGGGAACGGTACAATGTGCCAATAAAATAGTATTTGCCTTCTTATCTATTTTAGAAGGGTTTGCCATAAATGAACGCTTACCTGTAAGGATATATACTAACAACATCGTAAATAGTGAAGGCATATCTCCTTCACAGCCGGCAATAATTCCCTCATCATTTAAACGAGCAAGCGGCAGGCATCCTGTATTTTTAAGAGGGTCTAAAAGGTCAAAGCATTTTAAGGTTAAAGCTGTTATGTTTTTTTCTTGTACAAGCTTCTTTAAACCGCGATAAATCCTGTCTGCTGCTTGCACATCTGTCTCTTGGATTCCAATTGCTGCAGCAGCTTTGCTAAAATAGTCATCTTGGCTTGCAATTTCGATTTCACTGATTGATTTTAATAAGTCTTCCATTGGTATATACACAAAGTTAGAACCCCATATTTCGGAAACTTTATGAAAATCCACATGGCTTGCTATAAGCCAATCAGACGGCCCGCCAATGCTGGCTATCCTAGCATCTTTTATCTTTTTTGCCGCTTCTTGTAAAAAATAAAGTTTTTCTATTTCCTGTTTTATTTCATCAAATCCGCCATGTAAAATATATGCTTTCTCTTGCTGTTTGCGAACATATGCCATTATTTCTAAAGCTGCAGGCAATGAGTTGTTTATATCTTCAGCCAATAGAATTATTGGTTTTTTGAGCCACGGATATATTTCTTTGAATTTTCCTTCCACACCGCCGGTCATAACCCAAACTACCGTAATTCCATCCGAATTTTCCTGCGAGTTATAGTTCACGTCAAAATTGTCTTCCAAAAAGTTCATAGAGGGTCTTAAACTGTTTATAACATTTTCTTCACCATGAAGTGGTGACATAAGCTGTATTACATTAATATTCATGTTTCATCAATCTCCTTATCCATTACTGCGATTATAAGCTTCACCGCTAGCCGCAGGAGGCGTAGCTTTCTTTACTATACCGGTTAAAACTGCTAATGTCAGCAGATATGGAATCATTTTTATAAACTGATATGGTATAATACTGCCTTCACCGGCTCTTAAGCTTAAGGCCTCCGCAAAGCCGAACAGCAGTGATGCCCATAATGTGCCTGTTGGTGTCCAGTTTCCAAATATCATGGCAGCCATGGCAATATACCCTTTACCCTGTGTCATACCTTCAACATACATGCCCGTATGCTCCATTGTAAGATATGCTCCCGCTATCCCTGCAAGCATACCGCTTATAATAACACCGGCATACCTCATGGCAAATACATTTATCCCTAGGGTATCGGCAGCCAAAGGGTTCTCCCCTACTGCGCGCAATCGCAAACCAAATACCGTATTATCGATGATGTATTTTGAAATCGGCACTAAAATCAATGCTGTTATTACAATTGGTGAAATATCCGTGAATAACAGTTTTAAAAAAGGTATATCTGACAGTATAGGAACGTCTATCGGTTTAAATCCCGATACGTGGTGGGATGTAGTGGCTTTACCGAAAATTACCAGACTCAAAAACCTAGAAGCACCATATGCCAAAATATTTAATGCCACACCACTTACAACCTGATTGACGCCAAAAGTTACCGTCGTCACTGAGTGTATGAGCGCAAGAAACGCACCTGCCAGCATAGCAAAAAGTATCCCCACAAAAGGGCCATAAAAGTAAGCCCCGACGCTGGCCCAAAATGAACCTACAATCATCATACCTTCAAGGCCAATATTAACAACACCTGCTCTTTCGGTATAGACGGCACCAATAGCCGTAAGTAATATGGGCACGGCCATCCTAAGACTTGATGCTAAAAGTTCTGCTGTAAGCATTTATGCCGCCTCCTTCTTTTCCAAGCGTTTTACATAGTCATTAATAATTTTAGTTATAACAACAATGAATATAATCATAAGTGATTGCAGAATTACAATGGTATCCATAGGCACCTTTAAGAGAGCCTGTATTCCTTCTGAACCGCGTTTTAAAAACCCGAAAAGCATCGCTGATGCTATAATCCCAAAGGGATTATTTTGAGCTATCAAGGCTACTGCTATACCATCAAATCCATATCCTTGGGGAAAATCCATGTCCATATATTTAAAATATCCTAAAAGGTCGGATAGTCCAACTAAACCCGCAACAGCTCCACTTAGTAAAAAGCCTTTTAAATAAACTATGTCCGGCTTTATGCCGGCGATTTTAGAAGCTTCGGGATTATGGCCGACAGCTCGAAGTTCATAGCCAAACGGAGTATATAGAACTAAGTAATATATCCCAATAGCCAGCAGGATACCTATAGGAAAGAACCAGTTAAGATATACATGTTTTGGCAATTCCACACCAAAAAGAGCAAAAAATCCATGCATCTTTGGGATAAGAGCACTTTCTGCAAGCTTAGGAGTTCTTACCAGCACGCTGCCTAAACCTTCTATCAATGACTGATGTTTATCTCTAAAAACATCAGCAATGAGATAATGTATCAGTGAATAGGCCACATAGTTGAGCATTATTGTGCTTATTACTTCGTGAACACCCCGCTTTACTTTAAGAAAAATAGGGATAAAAGACCACAGCATACCTCCGACCATACCTGCCGCTATGACCAATGGCAGATGAATTATAGCAGGAAGCCCTTTTAGAGAAAAACCTACCAGTGCGGCTAAAAAAGTTCCTATTAAGTATTGCCCCTCAATACCTATATTGAAAAGCCCCATTTTAAACCCTATAGACACAGCCAGGGCGGAAAATATCAAGGGTGTTGCATTAAAAAAAATAATCGCTATACTGTCAAGACGGCTAAAACTAAACTTAAACATAGTATAAAACACTTGAAGTGGATTTTTATCAATAGCTAAAATAATCAGTGAGCTGATAAGTGCTGCTAAAATCATAGCTATGACTGGTGCAGCTATCTTTAGCGCTAATATTTTATAGTTATAATCCTTTTTCATGCACTTTCACCTGCTTTCCTATGTGCGCCCAACATGTATACTCCTATATCCTCTAAAGTTTTTTCTTCAGGTGCAAATTCGGCTACAATCTCACCGTCAAAAATTACACCAACCCTGTCCGCAAGCGATAAAACCTCTTCCAAATCAGCTGATATCAAAAGAACTGCTTTGCCTTCCTGGCGCTTTTGCAAAAGCTGTCGGTGAACAAATTCCATAGCACCTATATCCAACCCCCTGGTTGGTTGGGCAGCTAAAATGACCTCAGGTTCTTGAGAAAGTTCCCTGCTTAAAATAACCTTTTGCTGATTTCCACCGGAAAGCCCTTCAATTTCTTGATGTATTGAACTTATCATTATGGAAAATTCCTTAACATTATTCAACGTGAATTCTTCAGCTTTCTTAATATCGATAAACATTCCTTTTTTAAATTTATCCTTTCTGTGAAAGCCTAAAATACTGTTTTCCCAAACCTTCATAGGCAGCACTAAACCTTGACGATGGCGATCTTCCGGAATAAATGCCACTCCTGAATCTCTTATCTGCTTTATAGACAATCCATGAATTGGCTTGCCGCAAACCTTTATCTCACCTTGGTAATCTTGTCTAAGGCCGATAATGGCTTCAGCCAATTCTTTTTGGCCATTGCCTTCCACACCGACAATACCATAGATTTCTCCACCACAGACTTCCAGTGAAACACCATTTAAGGAATTCTTCCCGCCGTTACCCTTCATTACTATATTGTGCAGTGAAAGCTTTACATCACTCTTTTCGGCTGCAGCTTTATCAAGTTTCATTAAAACAGGTTTCCCTACCATCATTTTGGCCAATTCTTCTTTTGTCACCGAATCTGCCGAAACAGTGCCTACCGCCTTGCCTCTTCTCAAAACTGTTATATTATCAGCTATATTAAGCACTTCATCCAGCTTATGACTGATAAAAATGATGGTTTTACCTTCTTCTTTTAACCTGCGTAAATTCACAAAAAGCTCATCAACTTCTTGCGGAGCCAGAACTGCTGTTGGTTCATCCAATACGAGTATATCGGCACCTCTGTACAAAACCTTGATTATCTCCACTCGCTGTGCATGGCCTACCGAAATATTTTCTAACTTCGCATCAAGGTCCAAGTTAAAATTGTACAAGTCTAGAAGCTTTTTAATGGTTTGTCTGCAAGTTTTTTTATCAATTGCAACGCCTTTCTTTTTTTCAGCTCCGAGAATAATATTTTCCAAAACTGTAAAACGGTCAATTAACATAAAATGTTGGTGCACCATGCCTATCTTAAGTTCAATAGCCTTATTAGGCGAAGAGATTCTTTCTTTTTTCCCAAAAATATAAATTTCACCTTCATCTGGTTGGTAAAGGCCTGCCAAGATTTTCATCAGAGTGCTTTTGCCCGCACCATTTTCACCTACAATAGCATGGATTTCGCCTTTTTGTATTTGCAAATTTATTCTGTCATTTGCCACAATTCCGGGAAAGCGCTTAGTTATATTCTTTAAAACAACGGCTTCTTCCAAAATTTCTCCCTCCCTTGGGGTTCTTTCAATAATAACAACGGGGTGACCGAATAAGAGTCACCCCGCAGCATTGTTTACTTTAAAGTCTTCAAAAATTCTTCATATTCGTTTTTGTCCGCGGGTACCTTTATTTCGCCATTTACAACCTTTTCCTTAAGCTCTTCCAGTTTCGGCTGTATATCACTAATGAGGTCCTTATTAAAATCATTCACCGCATAGCCTACACCGTCATCGTCAAGCCCAAACACTCTGTATCCACCTTCGAAGCGGCCTTCAATAAAATCCTTTATAGTTTCATACACTGAATTATCAACCCGCTTTAGCATGCTTGTCAGTATATAAGGTTTTTGCTCATCGGTTGCAGTTAAAGACTGATCCGAGTCTACGCCAATGGCCCACACTTTATTGGCTGCCGCCGCTTCCAGCATGCCGACGCCCGAGGCCCCTGAAGCATGGTAAATTACATCAGTACCAGCTTTAATCTGCTTTAATGCTAATTCCTTAGCTTTTACCGGATCCTTAAAAGCTTCGCCGGTAGTTCCTACATAGTCCGAAAAGGTTTCAATAGCAGGATTTACATATTTTGCCCCTGCTAAATAACCGTATTCAAATCGCTCAATAAGAGGTGATTTCATACCGCCGATGAAACCAACCTTGCCATTTTTTGATTTCAGCGCCGCCGCTGCACCAACCAAGAAAGAACCTTCATGTTCTTTAAATAATAGGCATGAAATGTTAGAGCTGCTATCAATATCTTCCACAGCCCCATCAATGAGGCCGAATTTTACATCAGGGAATTCTTCGGCAACTTTTGCAATATGGTCTGTAAACATAAACCCGACACCAAAAATCAAGTCATAGCCGTCCTCGGCCAAAAGTCTCAAAAGCTGCTCTCGGTCCTCACCGCCGCTTGAAGGTTCCAAATCAGTAACTTCTAAACCAAACTCCTGTTCTGCCCGCTTCAATCCGGCATAAGCACTATCATTAAATGAGAGATCACCGCGGCCGCCAATATCATATACTAAACCGACTTTAATCTTCTTCTCTTCAGGCTTCTGCTCTTGCTGCTCTTTTTCCTCTTTTGGAGGCTCAGCCTTTTGACCACAGCCGGTCATAAGACCTAAAACCAGCAGAACAACCAAGCTTAAAGCTAATAACTTGCGAATCTTCACTCAAAATTCCCCCCGTAATTTTTTGTAAATCCTTTATAAATAAGTAGGCATCCATATTATGTAAATGACCATGCCCCCTTTCTTATATTAAAAGTCTGACATCTGACATTTATATTTTAACAATTTTCAGTTGACTCTGTCAAGATGTATTTTCACATTGATATCAAAATTCAAAAGCGTTCCGCTGATTTACATTTACATGATGAACGAAACGCCATTTTTAAGTATTTATCATTTTAAATTATCGTATGCCTTACTCCTAAATATACTTCTTGAACGGCTGGATTTGCCAAGATGCCTTTGCCGCAGCCTTGTAGAGCCACACGGCCCGTTTCCAAAACATATGCTTTATCGGCTATCTCTAAAGCCTTTTTAGCATTTTGCTCTGCCAATAGAATGGTAGTTTTTTGAGCTTTGCTGCTTATAGGCTTTGTTTATTTCTTCTCTTCCATCCTTTAAACTGCTA comes from the Tepidanaerobacter acetatoxydans Re1 genome and includes:
- a CDS encoding ABC transporter ATP-binding protein; amino-acid sequence: MEEAVVLKNITKRFPGIVANDRINLQIQKGEIHAIVGENGAGKSTLMKILAGLYQPDEGEIYIFGKKERISSPNKAIELKIGMVHQHFMLIDRFTVLENIILGAEKKKGVAIDKKTCRQTIKKLLDLYNFNLDLDAKLENISVGHAQRVEIIKVLYRGADILVLDEPTAVLAPQEVDELFVNLRRLKEEGKTIIFISHKLDEVLNIADNITVLRRGKAVGTVSADSVTKEELAKMMVGKPVLMKLDKAAAEKSDVKLSLHNIVMKGNGGKNSLNGVSLEVCGGEIYGIVGVEGNGQKELAEAIIGLRQDYQGEIKVCGKPIHGLSIKQIRDSGVAFIPEDRHRQGLVLPMKVWENSILGFHRKDKFKKGMFIDIKKAEEFTLNNVKEFSIMISSIHQEIEGLSGGNQQKVILSRELSQEPEVILAAQPTRGLDIGAMEFVHRQLLQKRQEGKAVLLISADLEEVLSLADRVGVIFDGEIVAEFAPEEKTLEDIGVYMLGAHRKAGESA
- a CDS encoding ABC transporter permease → MKKDYNYKILALKIAAPVIAMILAALISSLIILAIDKNPLQVFYTMFKFSFSRLDSIAIIFFNATPLIFSALAVSIGFKMGLFNIGIEGQYLIGTFLAALVGFSLKGLPAIIHLPLVIAAGMVGGMLWSFIPIFLKVKRGVHEVISTIMLNYVAYSLIHYLIADVFRDKHQSLIEGLGSVLVRTPKLAESALIPKMHGFFALFGVELPKHVYLNWFFPIGILLAIGIYYLVLYTPFGYELRAVGHNPEASKIAGIKPDIVYLKGFLLSGAVAGLVGLSDLLGYFKYMDMDFPQGYGFDGIAVALIAQNNPFGIIASAMLFGFLKRGSEGIQALLKVPMDTIVILQSLMIIFIVVITKIINDYVKRLEKKEAA
- a CDS encoding ABC transporter permease gives rise to the protein MLTAELLASSLRMAVPILLTAIGAVYTERAGVVNIGLEGMMIVGSFWASVGAYFYGPFVGILFAMLAGAFLALIHSVTTVTFGVNQVVSGVALNILAYGASRFLSLVIFGKATTSHHVSGFKPIDVPILSDIPFLKLLFTDISPIVITALILVPISKYIIDNTVFGLRLRAVGENPLAADTLGINVFAMRYAGVIISGMLAGIAGAYLTMEHTGMYVEGMTQGKGYIAMAAMIFGNWTPTGTLWASLLFGFAEALSLRAGEGSIIPYQFIKMIPYLLTLAVLTGIVKKATPPAASGEAYNRSNG
- a CDS encoding BMP family lipoprotein, whose translation is MKIRKLLALSLVVLLVLGLMTGCGQKAEPPKEEKEQQEQKPEEKKIKVGLVYDIGGRGDLSFNDSAYAGLKRAEQEFGLEVTDLEPSSGGEDREQLLRLLAEDGYDLIFGVGFMFTDHIAKVAEEFPDVKFGLIDGAVEDIDSSSNISCLLFKEHEGSFLVGAAAALKSKNGKVGFIGGMKSPLIERFEYGYLAGAKYVNPAIETFSDYVGTTGEAFKDPVKAKELALKQIKAGTDVIYHASGASGVGMLEAAAANKVWAIGVDSDQSLTATDEQKPYILTSMLKRVDNSVYETIKDFIEGRFEGGYRVFGLDDDGVGYAVNDFNKDLISDIQPKLEELKEKVVNGEIKVPADKNEYEEFLKTLK